CGAGCGGCGCAAGGAACTCAATCAGGCCTTGGTGGAATCTGGCATTGATATTGAGATTTTGCCGAACGCTGAGCACCATTTAAGACCCAGCCTTTTTGACCGTATCGACGCCGGAGCGGTGGTGCCCATTGGTGGAAAGGGTAAGTGGTTGTTGGTTGAGCTGCCCTGGCAGCCGATCCCCAACCCTGAGGAGATCATCTTCCGCATTCAGATGAAGGGTTATCGAGTGATTTTGGCCCACCCCGAGCGCTATAAATACATCGAACCCCATACGGTGGAGCGCTTTGTTGAACGAGGTATCTTGATGCAGCTTGAATTAGGCAGCTTTGCGGACCTCTACGGCCGGCGGGCCCGTAAACGAGCCATTCGGTATGCGGATAACGGGCAATGCCATGTGTTGGCCAGCGATCTGCACTTTCCGCGGGATGCGGAGAAGTGGATAGCCAAGTCATCTAAGTATGTTCGAAAACGTTATGGAGATGATGGCTTCATGCGAATGTTCTCCGAGAATCCAACCTTACTTACGAACAACGCGGACCATTTCGATGTCGTCCCTCTGAAGCGATAAGTATGAGGGGATTTAGGCGATTCGTCCCGGGGCTTATTGTTAGCTTGGTTCTCTTGTATTGGGTCTTTCGTGGGCTGGATACAACTGACCTGATGAAAGTCTACCGAAATCTTGATGCCCCGCTGCTCTTTGTAAGCGCCACTTTATTCATTCCAATGCAGCTGTTTCGGTTGGGGCGTTGGATCCTTCTAACGAGCCCGCTTGGTGTAGTTTCATTTCGAGAACAAATAAGAATTAGCATTGTGGGAAATGCTTTAACGATTTTACTTCCTTTACGGCTAGGTGAATTTTCACGGCCGGCCATGTTAAAGTCGGTTTCAGGAGTACCTGTTAGCAGTGGACTTGGTGTAACTGCTCTTGAACGAGTATTGGACGGACTACTTATCTCGGGCGTGTTTTGGGCCTTGATTCCGTTTATGCCTATCGCGGCGACTGAGAATAAAGTTGTTTTTGGTGCAGCCATCGGTTCGGGTTTGCTCTTTTCAACTGCAGCGCTTGCGCTTGTTGGAATGGCAACACGCCCCCAATGGATAGAGCTTGTGGGACTCCAGACAATGGGTCGTTTGGCACCGAGTTTATGGGAAAAGGTTTGGGAGCTTATGAAGGCGTTCGTAGCAGGCTTACAGGTGTTACGGGGGCCTCGGAATATTCTGGCGGTTTTTGGGGCAACGGTTGGCTACTGGGGCGCGAATGCGCTGGTGGTTGCCGGTGTGGCTGCTGCTTGCGGTATGAAGCTGCCTTGGGTGGCGGCTCCTCTTATTCTATGTGTCTTGGTGTTTGCGATTATGCTGCCATCGGCACCCGGTTTTTTGGGCACCTATCAAGCTGCTTTGGTTCTCGGATTGTCGTTGTTTGATTATCAGGCAGGTCAAGCCGCTACCTACGCAATGGTTCTTTATCCGCTTAACATGCTTTTGATGGTGGGTATGGCGCTGCCTTATGTCGGCGGAATATCGGATGTCGTTGCTCAAACGAAAGATGCCTTTAGGCATTCCTAAATTTGCAGTAATTTTCCGAGAACCAGGTCAAGTGCGACCCGGTTATTGCCGCCTTCTGGAATGATGATATCCGCCCAGCGCTTGCTCGGTTCCACAAACTGAAGATGCATGGGCCGAACGGTTTTATAATACTGCTCCCGGACCTGTTGGAAGGTTCGGCCACGTGCCTCCATATCACGACGGATACGGCGTATTACTCGGATGTCGGAGTCTGTATCGACGAATACTTTCACGTCGAGACGGTCGCGGATGGCTTCGTCGACAAAAACCAAAATACCTTCAACAATAACCACCGGGGCAGGCAACAAAGTTCGAGTGGCTTGAGTGCGTCCGTGTGTACGGAAATCGTACGATGGGACTTCCACACTTTGGCCAGCGCGAAGCATATCCAAATGCTTGATAAACAATTCGTTGTCCAGCGAGTCGGGGTGGTCATAGTTGAGCAGCTCCCGCTCTTCCATGGGCATATCGGGGTGGTGCTTGTAGTAGCTGTCGTGGTCGATGACCGCTACTTTATCGGCGGGCAATCCGGCCGCAATATTGGCAGCAACGGTGCTCTTACCTGATCCGGTACCACCGGCGATTCCTACGAGTACGGGTGTTTGATTAGTTGAAGGCATAATGTGGGGCTTACAGGATGGA
The genomic region above belongs to Deltaproteobacteria bacterium and contains:
- a CDS encoding flippase-like domain-containing protein, yielding MRGFRRFVPGLIVSLVLLYWVFRGLDTTDLMKVYRNLDAPLLFVSATLFIPMQLFRLGRWILLTSPLGVVSFREQIRISIVGNALTILLPLRLGEFSRPAMLKSVSGVPVSSGLGVTALERVLDGLLISGVFWALIPFMPIAATENKVVFGAAIGSGLLFSTAALALVGMATRPQWIELVGLQTMGRLAPSLWEKVWELMKAFVAGLQVLRGPRNILAVFGATVGYWGANALVVAGVAAACGMKLPWVAAPLILCVLVFAIMLPSAPGFLGTYQAALVLGLSLFDYQAGQAATYAMVLYPLNMLLMVGMALPYVGGISDVVAQTKDAFRHS
- the udk gene encoding uridine kinase, which encodes MPSTNQTPVLVGIAGGTGSGKSTVAANIAAGLPADKVAVIDHDSYYKHHPDMPMEERELLNYDHPDSLDNELFIKHLDMLRAGQSVEVPSYDFRTHGRTQATRTLLPAPVVIVEGILVFVDEAIRDRLDVKVFVDTDSDIRVIRRIRRDMEARGRTFQQVREQYYKTVRPMHLQFVEPSKRWADIIIPEGGNNRVALDLVLGKLLQI